Proteins encoded by one window of Cannabis sativa cultivar Pink pepper isolate KNU-18-1 chromosome 4, ASM2916894v1, whole genome shotgun sequence:
- the LOC115713994 gene encoding MDIS1-interacting receptor like kinase 1: MQLKTQLLLLYFFCCCCFFIGCFCHNDEEVSALVSIRAGLIDPLNSLKDWKNGGAHCYWSGVSCNNEGHVQKLDLSHKNLSGIVSDEILKLKSLITLNLCNNVFSSSLPKSIANLTTLQSLDVSQNFFIGSFPVGLGRAAGLTYLNASSNDFTGLIPEDLGNATLLESLDLRGSFFSGVIPKSFKNLKKLKFLGLSGNNLTGLIPPELGELSSLESIILGYNEFEGGIPAEFGNLTSLRYLDLSVGNLGNEIPTEIGRLKSLETVFLYKNSFEGRIPPEIGSIVSLKLLDLSDNMLSGKIPDEITELKNLQLLNLMCNSLSGSVPSGVGSLPKLEILELWNNSLSGPLPNDLGKNSPLQWLDISSNSFSGEIPTTLCHKGNLTKLILFNNAFSGPIPVGLSTCSSLVRVRMQNNLISGTIPIGFGKLEKLERLELANNSITGLIPNDICSSLSLSFIDFSRNRLHSTLPSTIFSIPSLQNFLVSKNNLEGEIPGQFQDCPSISVLDLSSNHFSGIIPSSIASCEKLVNLNLRNNQLSGEIPKPLSMMSMLAILDLSNNSLTGGIPENFGISPALENLNVSYNRLEGSVPANGVLRTINPNDLVGNAGLCGGVLPPCSQNSAFQSRHHSWHIKHVIAGWIIGITSVLAIGIALFGALTLYKRWYSNGICFGESFQMANGEWPWRLMAFQRLGFTSSDILACVKESNVIGVGATGTVYKAEITRSSTVVAVKKLWRSGVDIETGNSNDLVGEVNLLGRLRHRNIVRLLGFLHNDSDIMILYEFMPNGNLGDALHDKQGGRLLVDWVSRYNIAVGVAQGLAYLHHDCHPSVIHRDVKCNNILLDANLDARIADFGLARMMVRKNETVSMVAGSYGYMAPELGYTLKIDEKVDIYSYGVVLLELLTGKRPLDSEFGESVDIAEWTRRKIRDNKSLEEALDPNVGNCKHVQEEMLLVLRIALLCTAKLPKDRPSMRDVITMLGEAKPRRKSNSNNNDKDKTIYNFSPVNGLVV, encoded by the exons ATGCAGCTGAAAACTCAGTTGTTGTTGTTATActtcttttgttgttgttgttttttcatTGGTTGTTTTTGTCATAATGATGAAGAAGTGTCTGCTTTGGTTTCAATCAGAGCTGGTCTTATTGATCCATTGAATAGCTTAAAGGATTGGAAGAATGGTGGAGCTCATTGTTATTGGAGTGGGGTTTCATGCAACAATGAAGGACATGTTCAAAAACTTGATCTTTCCCACAAGAATCTTAGTGGGATTGTCTCTGATGAAATCTTGAAACTGAAGAGTTTGATTACTCTTAACTTATGCAATAATGTGTTTTCTTCTTCATTGCCTAAATCTATAGCTAATCTCACTACTCTGCAGAGTCTTGATGTGAGTCAGAATTTCTTCATTGGTAGTTTTCCTGTTGGTCTTGGGAGAGCAGCTGGGCTTACTTATTTGAATGCTTCAAGTAATGATTTCACAGGATTGATTCCTGAGGATCTTGGGAATGCTACTTTGTTGGAAAGTTTGGATCTAAGAGGGAGTTTCTTTAGTGGGGTGATTCCTAAATCTTTCAAGAACTTGAAAAAGTTGAAGTTTCTTGGTCTTTCTGGGAATAATCTCACTGGTTTAATCCCACCTGAGTTGGGAGAGCTTTCTTCATTGGAGAGTATCATTCTCGGGTATAATGAATTCGAAGGCGGTATACCAGCTGAGTTTGGGAATCTTACAAGTCTAAGGTATCTTGATTTGTCAGTTGGTAATCTTGGTAATGAGATTCCAACTGAGATTGGGAGACTGAAGAGTTTGGAGACTGTTTTCTTGTACAAAAACAGTTTTGAAGGGAGAATTCCACCCGAAATTGGCAGCATTGTTTCACTCAAGTTGTTAGATCTTTCTGATAACATGTTATCAGGGAAAATCCCAGATGAAATAACAGAATTGAAGAATCTGCAGCTTCTGAATCTGATGTGCAACAGTTTATCAGGTTCAGTCCCTAGTGGAGTTGGTAGCTTGCCTAAATTGGAGATTCTTGAGCTATGGAACAATTCACTTTCGGGGCCTTTGCCAAATGATCTTGGAAAGAACTCACCATTGCAATGGTTGGATATATCTTCCAACTCATTCTCTGGTGAGATTCCAACAACCTTGTGTCACAAGGGAAATCTCACCAAGCTTATCCTTTTCAACAATGCCTTTTCGGGTCCAATCCCAGTTGGCTTATCAACATGTTCATCGCTTGTTCGGGTCAGAATGCAGAACAATCTGATATCAGGGACAATCCCAATTGGATTTGGCAAACTTGAGAAGCTTGAAAGGTTAGAGTTAGCTAATAATAGTATCACTGGTTTAATTCCAAATGACATATGTTCTTCTTTATCTCTTTCTTTCATTGATTTCTCTAGAAACCGCCTTCATTCAACTCTTCCTTCCACCATTTTTTCCATTCCTAGTCTTCAAAACTTCTTAGTATCCAAAAACAACTTAGAAGGAGAAATACCAGGTCAGTTTCAAGACTGTCCTTCAATTTCTGTGCTTGACCTTTCATCAAATCATTTCTCTGGAATCATTCCATCAAGCATTGCTTCATGTGAGAAACTAGTCAATCTAAATCTAAGGAACAACCAATTGAGTGGAGAGATACCAAAACCATTATCAATGATGTCAATGTTAGCCATTCTAGATCTATCTAACAACTCTCTAACTGGTGGAATACCTGAAAACTTTGGTATCTCACCAGCATTGGAGAATCTCAATGTTTCATACAACAGATTAGAGGGTTCTGTTCCTGCAAATGGTGTACTAAGAACGATAAACCCGAATGATCTTGTGGGCAATGCTGGTTTATGTGGTGGTGTTCTCCCACCATGTTCTCAAAATTCAGCATTTCAATCAAGACACCATAGTTGGCATATTAAGCATGTTATTGCAGGTTGGATCATTGGAATCACATCTGTTTTAGCCATTGGAATAGCCCTTTTCGGGGCTCTAACTCTTTACAAAAGATGGTACTCAAATGGGATTTGCTTTGGTGAAAGTTTTCAAATGGCTAATGGTGAATGGCCATGGAGATTAATGGCTTTCCAAAGACTTGGTTTTACAAGCTCAGACATTCTAGCTTGTGTCAAGGAATCAAATGTGATTGGAGTTGGAGCAACCGGGACAGTTTATAAAGCTGAAATCACGCGTTCAAGCACAGTTGTTGCTGTTAAGAAGCTATGGAGATCAGGAGTTGACATTGAAACAGGAAACAGCAATGACTTAGTTGGAGAAGTCAATCTCTTGGGGAGACTAAGGCATAGAAACATTGTAAGGTTGTTGGGATTTCTGCATAATGATTCTGATATTATGATTTTGTATGAGTTTATGCCTAATGGAAACCTTGGAGATGCTTTGCATGACAAGCAAGGAGGAAGGTTGCTTGTTGATTGGGTTTCGCGGTACAACATTGCTGTTGGTGTAGCACAAGGACTTGCTTATCTCCACCATGATTGTCACCCGTCGGTCATTCACCGAGATGTCAAGTGCAACAACATTCTTCTCGATGCTAATCTCGATGCAAGAATTGCTGATTTCGGGTTGGCTCGTATGATGGTGAGGAAAAACGAAACAGTTTCAATGGTGGCTGGATCCTATGGCTACATGGCCCCTG AACTTGGATACACATTAAAGATTGATGAAAAGGTTGACATATACAGTTATGGAGTGGTTCTATTAGAGCTTCTAACCGGAAAACGACCGTTAGATTCAGAGTTTGGCGAATCAGTCGACATAGCTGAATGGACAAGAAGAAAGATTAGGGACAACAAATCTTTAGAAGAGGCATTAGATCCTAATGTAGGTAACTGCAAACATGTTCAAGAAGAGATGCTTTTAGTCCTTAGAATAGCTCTTCTTTGCACTGCCAAGCTCCCAAAAGATAGACCCTCAATGAGAGATGTGATAACAATGCTTGGTGAGGCTAAACCAAGAAGAAAGAGCAATAGCAACAACAATGACAAAGACAAAACCATCTATAATTTTTCACCTGTCAATGGCCTTGTTGTGTAA